A region of the Dickeya chrysanthemi NCPPB 402 genome:
ATGCGCTATCGCAAGATTGTCTGGGCCTGCGTGGTGGGGGTTGCGGTCTATGTGCTGATGCTGGCGGATGTGTTCGCCTATATCTTGCAAGCGCTGGCTTATCAGGGGGTGTTTGTGGTGGCGTGGGTCGGTGTGGCGCTGGCGCATATTCTCGGGGGACGCGCCGCGCCGACGACGGTACGAGCGTTGAATCCGACCGGCCTTGTCGCCTGGCTGCTGAGTGTGATTGCCGGGGTCGCGTTGATGCATGGCAGTGCGCTGTTACAGTCATTTTCCGCACCGGTGACCTTTGTGGTGGCGCTGGCGTTGTACCGGTTATTGCCGGATCAACGTAACGCCTGAGAGTGGCGGGGCAGGGAAGCCCGCCTGACTTCACCGGCTAATTTGTTAGCCGCTGGCCTTGAAAAAATCGCATACGGATCTATACCCAAAATAATTCGAGTTGCAGGAAGGCGGCAAGAGAGAGAATCCCGATGAGCTTACTTAGGTAAGTGATTCGGGTGAACGAACGCAGCCAACACACCTGCAACTTGAAGTATGACGGGTATATATGAAATAACGAAAGCAAGACAATATTGTTATTGTTGCCTTGCGGTTTGCACTTTTGAATGTGTGTCACGATATATTCAGGAGGTTAACTATGGCATTCAAATCCGTGTCTTTATTTCCGGCTTTTACCGACGCACTGTTCTCCGATCGTTTTAACCGTATCGACCGGCTGTTCAGCCAATTAACCGGTGATACCCCGCTTACCGCTACGCCATCCTACGACATCCGCCGGCTTGACGATACGCACTACGGCATTACGGTCAGCGTGCCCTGTTGGCGCGAAGAGGAGCTGGAGATCAATACACAGGGCGGTCAGCTCACCATCAGCGGTAAACATAAGGACGAAGTCTCGCAGGAGCAGCAGGAGCAGGAGAATTGGCTGTATCGCGGCATCAACCGCACCGATTTCAGCATCAGTTATTCACTGCCGGAACATGTCAAGGTAGAAGGCGCGCATCTGGAAAATGGCCTGCTGACTATTCATTTGCGACAGGATATTCCGGAAAACGAAAAGCCGAAAAAAATTGCCATTGAAAACCGCAATCAGGCGGGGGTTCAGGCATTGGAACATGAACATTAATTTTTATTATCCCTTCTTATGATTTCTTTTTTTTGCCCCGATTTTTATCGGGGCTTTTTTATAAGTAATATTTAAGAGTGCTTGCCTGATATTGCCGGAATCGTTGCAGATTATCTGTCTCTGTATGGAAATATTTATTCTCTTTGGTTTTATGGTGATAGATTTTCTGATGCAATAGTTGGGAGTATTCCGATACTGATATGGATGATATTAAAATACTTTTATAGGCAAAGCGATTTGATTGAATAAAAGTGTAATACTGTAATAAGTAATAAGGATGTATTGAAACTCACAGGTGAAAATTCTGATTCAGAGTATGGATGTGACGCTTTGTGAGGGTTTTATTCATATTAAACTTAACTTAGAAGGGTGCTCTCATGAAATATGTAAATGGTGGGGTGTTGTGTGTGACGTCGATTCTCCTTTTGTCAGGTATGGCTGAGGCTAGGGACAAAAATCTATATGATGGCGATACTTATGTGATTAACGAAAGTGGTTATTGTGCTGTTATTTATCGTAAAGACGGTGGTAATCTCAGTGGTGATTTCAAGGGCGGTGAAAGTTTACCGCGCATCTATATTAAAGATGATAGTGGTGAGTCCGTGATGGGAAAGCATCCTGTTTATGTCGATGTTGATTTTTATGTGCCTGACAGTAAGGATGGCCATATTGGCAATAATCCTTGTAGGGGTGCTTTTTATATGAAAGGGAAAAAACACCTGAAGTTAGATGGCCCAGCGGTAGCAATAACGAGTACTGTACAGTACTAACAGGCATTGGTAATGTCGAAAAATAAAAATGACACCGGGTGCTTGCTTGCGTAGCGGTTAGTTATATTTTAGCGGTTTTTACAACTTTTATTTTTTGAAGTAATAAATATAGTGTGAGCTAATTTTTTCGTGTTTTTAATTTTAGGGAATATACCCTAAATAATTCGAGTTGCAGTGACGGCGGCAAGTGAGTGAACCCCGATGAGCTTACTCAGGTAAGTGATTCGGGTGAACGAGCACAGCCAACACATCTGTAACTTGAAGTATGAAGGGTATAAAAGGTTTTTTCTGGTCGTTATCACAATCTCCAACATCAGAGGTGAATTATGAAATATGGTAAATGGTTTTTTTCTTTCATTGTCGCGGGGAGCCTATTGTCTGCCGCTATGGTACAGGCGGACTCAGGTTCAGGTGGTGTACTCAAGCCATACCAAACAGGTAAAACTAAAACGTATGTAGCGAATACCAGCGGTTACTGTCTGGCTATATCTCGAAAAGATAATCAAATGATAGCGAATGTATTTTCATTTGAATTGGGTAGTGATCATGGGCGACAACTGCCCGGGGACCATCCTGCCGTTATGCATGTTGTTTTTGTTCCCGGGAATAGTAACGATACTAAAGTTCAGTGCAAAAATGGTGTAAGTAATGTAAGTAAAGTGACTAATAAATCAAAGGATATGCGGTTTGATCAGACGGCCGTTTTTATAACTAAGTCGGACGTGCCTGATTAAGTAAGTGCAGTGTGGTTTCATCAGGATTGATACGATCCATACACGAATGTGAAATACGGTATTTAATTCACCAGAGGTGAATGATGAAATATATCGAAAGATTGCTTTCTGTTATAGCGTTGCTTCTCGTATCGTCGGGGATGGCTGCAGCAAAGAAAGAATGAAGAGGCCTTTTCTAAGAATACGCATGTGGGAAATGCAGCCGGGTATTTCGTCACGATTTCCAGAATGGATCAAAAAGCGTTTAGCGATAAGAAGTCGGAGTATTACCTGTATGATGGTTATCTGGAAGGCACTATTGCCGCGACTACCGCCGCTCCCCGGCCGATAAAGCTCCATGTCGTTTTTTATAAAGTTTCGGCAAATGATTCGGTAAAAGATGCGCTAGCGAAAAATACCGGGAGAAAGATAAGCATTTCTATAACGAGTTTGACGTAATCAGCATGATCGATGTGCCCTGATGGTCCATTTACCGTATTTTCTGGTAGCTGTCGCTCACTGCTTTTCTTGGGAATGTGGACGGGAAACCTATACTTGTGATTCGGATTGAGAATTTGCAGCACCGCTATGGTGAAACGACCATATTGCATTCGCTTTCATTACATCTCCGGCATGGGGAAACCTGTGCCGTTCTTGGTCGCTCCGGCAGCGGCAAAAGTACGCTGCTCAATGTGCTGGGGCTGCTGGAGCCGCTACAGCAGGGCAGTTATCATCTGGATGGTGACGATATCCGGCTGTGTTCCGCAGGCTTGCGTGCCCGGTTGCGTAATCAAAAACTGGGATTTGTGTTCCAGCATTTTCATTTGTTGGACAGTCATAACGTGCTGGATAACGTGGCGCTGCCGCTGTTGTACCGGAATATTCCCGTGGTGCAGGCCCGCCGCCGCGCTGTCGGCGTTCTGGGCGAATTGGGGATGTATCCGTATCGCCTGCAACGCCCGGCAACGCTGTCCGGCGGGCAGCGCCAACGGGTCGCATTGGCCCGGGCGCTGGTCGGTGAACCCTCCGTGTTGCTGGCGGATGAGCCGACCGGCAACCTGGATGCCGAAACCGCGCAAGAAATCCTCAACCTGTTACTGAACATCAACCGTCAGCGGGCATTAACCCTTGTCATGGTGACCCACGACGAGCAACTGGCACAACGGCTACAGCGACGTTACCGCATGAAAGACGGCGTGCTGATTGCGGAGTAAGTGCGGCATGAATGTGATGCAACAATGGCTTGAAGCCTGCCGCAACCTGATCGCCTTCCATCAGCGTGCGTCGTTGGCGATGTTGGGCATCGGTGTGGGCAGCGCATTGGTGGTGACGCTGTTAATGCTGGGCAAAAGCGCCCAACAGATGGCATTGAGTGCGTTTGACCATTTGGGCGGCGATATCATTGTGGTCGATATCGGCATCAAGGAAGACAGCCACTCGCCGGTACTGTTGTTGCCTGTCAAGCTGGATCTGTCGGTGCTGTCTCATGTGCACCATGGCATCCGGCGTGTTGTTCCGGTAGCGCGCTGGAATACCTCGTTGCCGCAGAAGGGGGATGAGAACGGCGTCCCGTTGATGGTGATCGGCTCTACGCCCGATCTGATGCCGTTGCTGGGATTGACGCTGGCGCAGGGGCGGGCGTTTTCCCGTTACGACAGCCGCAGCACCTATGCCATTGTCAGTGCGGATCTGGCCTCCCGGCTTTCGGGTCCTGCCCCGGCGCGCACTTTCCCGCTCGGCCATTACGCCTTTGATGTGATTGGTACCCTGAAATCAGCGACGTTATCAATCGGCGGGCAGGCGGCCGACCATGTCGTATTGGTACCGCTGGATACCATCATGCGGATTTCACCTTTTGCGACCACAGACCTGCTGTACATACAAGTGACGTCGACCACGCTCCTGACGTCGGTTGTCGATGCTATCCGACCCTGGCTTGAGCAGATGTTGCCGACGCGGACGATCCAGATTCAGCTCCAGCAGCAACTCATCGACAGCATGGCGCAACAAAATGCGACCTTCCGCTACCTGCTGGCGGCACTGGCCGCCGTGGCGCTGTTGATGGGCGGTATTGGCGTCATGAACGTCATGGTGATGAGTGTGTCGACGCGTCGGCATGAGATCGGCCTGCGTCAGGCTATTGGCGCCCGTTCGCTGGATATCGGCGTGTTGTTTCTGTTGGAAGCCGCTCTGCTTTCACTCCCCGGCGCGGTGCTGGGCAGCGTAGCAGGGGCGCTGCTCGCCTGGGCTTATACCCGTTACGCCGACTGGCCGCTGATGGTCGATCCGTGGGTGTTTCCACTGGCTATTGGCAGTTCGTTGGTACTGGCGGTCTTTTTTGGTCTGAAACCCTCGTTGACCGCCGCTCGTTTATCCCCTGCGGAGGCGTTACGTGAACATTAACCCGGCGTATGCCATCGCTTTTTTATCGTTATTGGTAGCGCCCTGGTCATCGCTGGCGAACGGTGCGACAGCCGGAGCGACGTTATCACCGGCGCGGGTGCCGCTTACGCTGGCCGATGCCGTCGCACTGGGTGTGCGTAACAGTAATACGCTGAAAAGCGTTGCGTTAACCCGGCTGATGGACAAGTTTGATTTGCTGGTTGCCGAAGATGGTTTTCGGCCGCATCTGGTGTTGAACAATCAGTATCGTCACAACATGGGGGCGCAGCTGCCAGGGCAGGAAAATCATGCCGGTCTTTCCGCCAGCTTGTTGACGCCATTGGGCACGCAGTTTGAGGCTGACTGGGACGATGACTATTCCGGCCAGTCATCGGCAGGAAGTTCCCGCAGTCTGGGAAACTCGGTCAATGTCGTACAGCCGTTGTTAAAGGGCGCCGGTGTTGAATTCAATACCGCACCGGTGCGTCTGGCCCGGCTTGATGAGCGCATTGGTCACCTGAACCAGCAAAAGCAGATGACAGACACCATTACGCAGATTGTTCAGGCTTACTACGGCTTGCTGGAGGCGCAGCAAGGGGTGATGCTGGCGCAGGAGTCGCTGCAACGGGCCAGCGCCCAGCGCGACGTGATGCAGGCATTGATTGACAGCGGCAGGCAGGCGGCGCTCGACAGACTCCAGAGCGATGCCGATATGTCCTCGCAGCAGTTAAGCCTGGAACAGCAGGAGAATGCCCTGAATGAGCGACGTCTGGCTCTGAACGGTTTATTGGGCATTGACACCCGTACGCCGTTGAGCGCCAGCGATCGCCTCGACATACACCCGATCACCCTGAAAGCGCCGCAGGCGATCGCGTTGGCGATGAAAAGTCAACCTGATTATCTGATTCAGCAACTCACGGCGGACAAACAGCAGATCTACCTGATGCAGGCGAAAAACCAGCGCCTGTGGGGGGTGGATCTGGTCGCCGGGGCCGGGCGAGTGAATACCCGGGCGGCAGATATCGAGGATGATGGCCGCTGGCAGCGCTATGTCGGCCTGAATGTCTCCATTCCGTTGAACGACCTGCAGGCGCGTCAGGAAGAGCAGCGCGCCTGGGTGGCGGGGAAAATACAACTATTGCAGATGGCGGATGTGCGTCAGCAACTGGAAGAAACGGTCACGCAGCAGGTCAACGCGCTTAATAGCAACTGGCAGCAGTTTTTGATTGCCGATCGCCTGACGCGACTGTCGGAAAAAACATTGCAGGCGGAGCAGGCCAAGCTACTGGCAGGGCGTTCATCGAACTTTCAGGTGCTGAGCTACCAGACCAGTCTGCGCGCTGCGCAAAGTGCGCGCGTGTCCGCGCAGATCGCCTATCTCAACGCGCGTGCTGAGCTGGATCGCGTGCTGGGCACCACCCTTAACCACTGGGGAATAGAGCAGAATGATCGGTAATATTCGTTGGCGACGACGGGTGTTGTATGGAGGGGTAATCATTCTGGCGGCGGTCTCGGCGTTTTTATCGTGGCCGGCCAAGACCGAAAGCGAAACCGGGACACAATGGCGCGCTGTCACGCCATCGCCGGTGGAAAACCATATTACGCTGTTGGCGCACGTGCAGGCGGCGGAGCAATATGTGGTCAGCGCCCCTTTTGATAGTCATATCAGCCAGTTGAACGTACAGGATGGGCAAGAAGTGCATAAAGGCGATCCCCTGCTGGCGTTGGATACCACCCCGTTGCAGATTGAGTATCGCGATGGGCAGGCACAATTTCTCAAGGCGCGTCAGTCGCTGAGAAATTTACGCGCCTGGGAAAACAGCAATGAAGTGATGTCGGCTCAGCGGGCGTTGATCATGGCGGAAATGAGCGAACGGGACGCCGTCAGCCAGCTGAATGCGGCACAACCGCTGTATCAACAAGGGATTATTGCACGTTCGGAGCGCGACAGCCTGGTTCAGCAACTGGCCAACCGCCGCCTGGAATTACAGGCGGCGCGTCAGGCGCTGACATCCGCACGGGCGTCGGGAAGTGCGGAAAATCAGACGGTGGCTGAACTGGAGTTGAATAACGCCGAACAGAAATTACAGCAAATTCGTGACCAGCAGGCACATGGTTGGCTGTATGCGCCCGGTGACGGCTATGCCGTTCGCATACAAAACGACGATAAGGATAAGATTGCCTTTCCCCGGCTAGGCCAGCGTGTCGGCGCGGGGGAGGCGTTATTCATGCTGGCGGGCGTGACGCGCTTTGATGCGCGGGCCAAAGCCGACGAAGCCGATATCGACCATTTGCGACCGGGCATGCCCGTCACGCTGACCAGCGAGGCGCTGCCCGGCCAGCCGCTGGCCGGTACGTTACGGATGGTCAGCCCGCAGGCCAATTACGCCGAAGGGCAGCCCGGCGCCACCTATGATGTCGTCTTCAATCTCGATTGCTGCCACGCCGGGCAGGCGGTGCCGCGGTTTGGTATGTCCGCACTGATAACCATCACCCTTGTTTCCGATCCGAAAGGCATGGTGCTGTTACCGGATGAGATCGGCCAGGACGAGCAGGGGAAGACGGCGGTTTATTATCGCCCCACACCACAGTCAGCGCCGGAAGTGAGGCGGATTGACGTCGTCAGTCCGTTGCCTCAGGGCATTCTGGTGAAAGGGCTGGAACCCGGCGAGGTTCGAAAGTGGGAGTGTTGCCATGCCGCCGCCGCCCGCTGAGTGTATTAAGAAATGAGTGTATTAAGAAATGAGTGTATTAAGAAAACAGAGGCGCCGGCCTGGCGCCTCGCTTCAGTTGGAGGCAATACGACATACCGGCATTACTCTCGCAGCAGCACTTGGGTGTTGTACTCCCACAACCGGTTGAAGTGGATGTCGTCCAGATTGCGTTGCGGGTTGATATTGCCGTTGAATGGCCGGTCGGTCGTGGCGGCGGCACCCCACGGGTTGGTGAGGTCGTAGCTGCTGTCAATGGTACTGTCGCGGATCACCAACTGGCCGTTGGCGGTTTTCCCCGGCAGGTAACCCGTCTGTTTCGCGCCCTGATCCCAGGCGCGCCCCAGTTTGGCTTTCCGCGCGCCGCGATAACCGCTGTCGCTGGTTAACAGGCTGTTGATCACCAGAAAGCCGTATTTCACCGACGAAATACTGTCTGGTGCGAACACATAGGCTTCTTTTGAGCCACGGCTCGACACGGTATGGAATCGCACCCCGTCAAACACGGCAGTGGCGCGACCGAACACATAATCCACATCCCCTTCAATGTAGCTGTCTTTGATGTAGGCGCGGCTGTAATGATCGGTAACATAGTCGTTTTGGCGATCGCTGGTATTGACGAAAAAAGTGTCCTGACGGCCGAGCAGGCGAACGTTTTCCAGTTGCACCCGGTCGCCGTCGGTACGTAGCGCAACGGCCTGATGCGTACCGCTGTCTACCGTATCCAGCAGCGCATTCACCACCGTCAGGTTTTTCAACTGAAAATCGTTGCTCTGTGACCACATCACGGCTGAACAGGTGGTATTGATGGTTGTGCCCGGTTTTGAAGCGCATACATCGTACATATACCAGGCCGGATCGGTCGGCTGATACTGACCGTGCGGATTGACGCGGGCGCGGTAGTCGGCCGGCGACATCATTGAATCCAGCGCCAGCGACACGACTACCTGTTCCGGCCGATCACCGGCACCGAATAACGTCAGTGGCGGCGCGCCCTCGGGGATGTATACCGTACCGGTGTAGGTGCCTGGCAGCAGTTTGATGTATACCCGCGTCTGGCCTGGATGCTGACGCAGCGCGGCATTCACCGCTTGCTGAATGCTGGTGTGGGTAACGCCGGCTACACTCACGCGCGGGCCGACGACATAAGCGGCGGTGACATGTGCGGTTTCAATCGGGGTTGGCGTCCAGCCATCCGTTATCGGTCGGGCGTATTCACCGCCGTGGGCGAAATAGTGTTGTGGTGTGAAGCGTTCGGCTTCCTGTGCCGACAGCACCGGGCGACCGGCGGTGCCGGGAAAAACCGGCTGAAAACGCGCCGAATGATTCGGCATCTGGCTGCCACAGGCGGTCAGGAGAATTGACATAGACACCGCGGCGGTCAGCCCGGAAAAGTGTGTCAGACTCACAGCGTGCTCCTCTTGGGTTGCGGTCATGTTAAGGGCGGATCGGCATCAGGCTGTGGCAGCCTACGCAACCCAGGACAAAAAAACGCGAAGCGGGATCATAAATTTTTAAAAATAAACCTGTGTTTCATTTCTATCTGCGAACGGTTGCCACAAACAAGGCGTCAATCCTGTTTTTTGGCGAGTTTTCTGTTAGATATTAGCGGGTTTTCTGTTAGATATAGAAGCAACTGCCGGGTCGATCAGGCGGAAAGGGCGGACGTGACAGACGAGCCGAATGGCACACTGATAATTGAACATCACAAACATGGCATTACTGATAAAAGCGGCGCTGGGCGCGATCGTGGTGGTATTGATTGGCCTGCTGGCCAAAACCCGTAATTACTACATTGCCGGGCTGGTGCCGTTATTCCCGACGTTTGCGCTGATAGCGCATTACATCGTGGGAACGGAACGCGGCGTGGAAGCGCTGCGCGCCACGATTCTGTTCGGCATCTGGGCGGTGATCCCCTATCTGGTGTACCTGATTTCGCTCTATTACTTTACCGGCGTGATGCGTTTGCCGCCGGCACTGATGCTGGCGGTGGTGTGCTGGAGTCTGTCGGCGGCGGCGCTGGTGAAAATCTGGAGCGGCTACCACGCCGGATAAGGCGGCACGGAGCGGGTCTGACCGAAAACCGCACCCGGCGAGCGCCGGGCAGCGATGTCGTATGCCGTCGTTACAGGTCGTCTTTGGTGATGCCGCGGGTGGCCGGTGCAGCGGTTGGGCCGGCGCTGACGCTGTTTTCAGCGTTGTACACCAGATAAATAGCTTTCTGATTGTCGATGCTATTGTCGAACACCAGCGTAATATTGTTTTTATCGAACCGAGCGGTCACGCGGGTGTTCGGCTTGTTCATGAAGGTATCCACGTCGCTGGCGGACAACGGTGCCGTCATGCCGTATTTACTCTTCAGCCCTTCCACGACGCCTGGCACATCGGGCAGCGCGATTGAGATTGCCAGACGGTTAAACTTGTCGCCGTTGAAACTGAATATCGCCTGGGTTTTTTTATCGGCAAAACTAAAGTCAGGGCAGATGTACACGGTCTGTCCCAGAATCATTTCCGGGCCACGCAGTGAACAATTCGCCTGTTGCCGGATGGTGGCGGCGGATGCGCCGAATTTCAGGTTTTTGTAACCGTCGGCAGCCGATGCCGTCAGCGACAGCAGCGACAGGGCAAGCGCCAGCAAAGAAGTATGTGGCTTGTTCATGTGATCCCTCGTGATGTGGTTGCGATGGTGTGAGCCTGGCACCTGACGGGGGACAGGGACCGTATGCGCCTGGCGATAATAATATACCCGTCATACTTCAAGTTGCAGGTGCGTTGGCTTTCCTCGCTCACCCCAGTCACTTACTTGAGTAAGCTCCTGGGGATTCGCTGCGTCGCCGCCTTCTTGCGACTCGAATTATTTAGGGTATATAAGAATGCGTCTATCTTACGTCGACTGACGGATTCTCTGAACGATTTATTTGCTTATGGTTACAGTTGTCAGGGACTCAGAAGCGATCCCAGGGCACCAGCAATAACAACAGTTCAATCACTACCACAAAAATCAGTAAGGCAATCAGTTTTTTACGCATGTTTATATGTCTATTAATTCATTGATCTCAATATTTTTTTATTCTTTGTTTAATAAATTCGCAAGTGTCCTTTGTCCTATCACTGACACAAACAAAATGACAGGTTGCTTCGAGCTTTTAGGGATATTTTTTATCTTGTCATTCACTGGTGCTTTAAAAAGGGGATTTACTATGAATATTAAACAGAAAGTAAAAAACATGACTTTGGAAGAGAAAATCGGGCAAAAAATCATGCTGGATTTTCGCTACTGGGAGCCGACCGGTAGCAGCAATCAGGATATGATTGCTCCTGATGAAACCATCGGCAAGTTAATCACGGATAACCACGTCGGTGGCGTGATTCTGTTTGCCAATAATCTTAAAGATCAGCAGCAGATCAAAACGTTGACAGCCTGGTATGCTGCGATGAAAACCCGCGCGGACATTCGTTTGTTTATTGGCACGGATAACGAAGGCGGTAATGTTTTTCGGCTACCACGCGGTGATTACTCTTCATTTCCCGGCAATATGGCCCTCTCCGCGGCCATTAATGGGGAAGCCGATGATCAACTTGCCGTTGAACAGGGCAAACTGATGGCCCAGGATATGCTCTCTTTGCATATCAATACCAACTTTGCACCAGTCGTCGATGTTAACACCAATCCTTTCAACCCAGTAATTAACGTACGTGCACTCAGCGATGACGAAAACACCGTTTCCCGTCTGGCTGAAAAAATCACAGCAGGGATGAGACAACAGGGGCTTATCACCACCTATAAACACTTTCCTGGGCACGGCAGTACGTCCACTGATTCACATACCGGCCTTCCTCGCGTCGATCGCTCACGGGAAGATGCCTTTGCCATTGATATCGCGCCTTATAAACAGGCGATTGATAACCAGGTGGCTCCGGATATGGTCATGACTGCGCATATTCAGTACCCGGCACTGGATAACAGTCAGGTTATCACCCGCAACGGTGAAAAAATTACAGTGCCTGCAACCATGTCACGCGAAATCCAGACCAATATCCTGCGCGGTGAGCTAGGTTATGCTGGCGTGACGATTTCGGATGCGTTGGATATGGGGGCGATTGCCGACCATTTCAGCCAGGAA
Encoded here:
- a CDS encoding glycoside hydrolase family 3 protein; amino-acid sequence: MNIKQKVKNMTLEEKIGQKIMLDFRYWEPTGSSNQDMIAPDETIGKLITDNHVGGVILFANNLKDQQQIKTLTAWYAAMKTRADIRLFIGTDNEGGNVFRLPRGDYSSFPGNMALSAAINGEADDQLAVEQGKLMAQDMLSLHINTNFAPVVDVNTNPFNPVINVRALSDDENTVSRLAEKITAGMRQQGLITTYKHFPGHGSTSTDSHTGLPRVDRSREDAFAIDIAPYKQAIDNQVAPDMVMTAHIQYPALDNSQVITRNGEKITVPATMSREIQTNILRGELGYAGVTISDALDMGAIADHFSQEEAIENVFAAGVDIALMPVSITSPSQASLLPDLIRYIVEMVKKDRISEDDIDASVERILNLKKRYNLLGEEETATAGASPSEHELEKCIADRSITVVINQQSLLPLKDKTLRYFILTPWGEQAHGVATVMTQDGYQNVVAAKETELSDAQVREHIDGCDVFLLGTLSTRFTPVEQDGVVTGGTKDNNPYTGWLKYAAGLGKKRVHLSLRAPYDIVSYAEDVDAAVATYSYYGYDNGIWRGHSMISLADVLTGKLTPQGKLPVNTWRNFDVETNTCTVAFPRGFGLSW
- a CDS encoding HlyD family secretion protein; translated protein: MIGNIRWRRRVLYGGVIILAAVSAFLSWPAKTESETGTQWRAVTPSPVENHITLLAHVQAAEQYVVSAPFDSHISQLNVQDGQEVHKGDPLLALDTTPLQIEYRDGQAQFLKARQSLRNLRAWENSNEVMSAQRALIMAEMSERDAVSQLNAAQPLYQQGIIARSERDSLVQQLANRRLELQAARQALTSARASGSAENQTVAELELNNAEQKLQQIRDQQAHGWLYAPGDGYAVRIQNDDKDKIAFPRLGQRVGAGEALFMLAGVTRFDARAKADEADIDHLRPGMPVTLTSEALPGQPLAGTLRMVSPQANYAEGQPGATYDVVFNLDCCHAGQAVPRFGMSALITITLVSDPKGMVLLPDEIGQDEQGKTAVYYRPTPQSAPEVRRIDVVSPLPQGILVKGLEPGEVRKWECCHAAAAR
- a CDS encoding GlpM family protein, with protein sequence MALLIKAALGAIVVVLIGLLAKTRNYYIAGLVPLFPTFALIAHYIVGTERGVEALRATILFGIWAVIPYLVYLISLYYFTGVMRLPPALMLAVVCWSLSAAALVKIWSGYHAG
- the pemB gene encoding pectinesterase PemB, whose translation is MSLTHFSGLTAAVSMSILLTACGSQMPNHSARFQPVFPGTAGRPVLSAQEAERFTPQHYFAHGGEYARPITDGWTPTPIETAHVTAAYVVGPRVSVAGVTHTSIQQAVNAALRQHPGQTRVYIKLLPGTYTGTVYIPEGAPPLTLFGAGDRPEQVVVSLALDSMMSPADYRARVNPHGQYQPTDPAWYMYDVCASKPGTTINTTCSAVMWSQSNDFQLKNLTVVNALLDTVDSGTHQAVALRTDGDRVQLENVRLLGRQDTFFVNTSDRQNDYVTDHYSRAYIKDSYIEGDVDYVFGRATAVFDGVRFHTVSSRGSKEAYVFAPDSISSVKYGFLVINSLLTSDSGYRGARKAKLGRAWDQGAKQTGYLPGKTANGQLVIRDSTIDSSYDLTNPWGAAATTDRPFNGNINPQRNLDDIHFNRLWEYNTQVLLRE
- a CDS encoding Hsp20 family protein, giving the protein MAFKSVSLFPAFTDALFSDRFNRIDRLFSQLTGDTPLTATPSYDIRRLDDTHYGITVSVPCWREEELEINTQGGQLTISGKHKDEVSQEQQEQENWLYRGINRTDFSISYSLPEHVKVEGAHLENGLLTIHLRQDIPENEKPKKIAIENRNQAGVQALEHEH
- a CDS encoding TolC family protein yields the protein MNINPAYAIAFLSLLVAPWSSLANGATAGATLSPARVPLTLADAVALGVRNSNTLKSVALTRLMDKFDLLVAEDGFRPHLVLNNQYRHNMGAQLPGQENHAGLSASLLTPLGTQFEADWDDDYSGQSSAGSSRSLGNSVNVVQPLLKGAGVEFNTAPVRLARLDERIGHLNQQKQMTDTITQIVQAYYGLLEAQQGVMLAQESLQRASAQRDVMQALIDSGRQAALDRLQSDADMSSQQLSLEQQENALNERRLALNGLLGIDTRTPLSASDRLDIHPITLKAPQAIALAMKSQPDYLIQQLTADKQQIYLMQAKNQRLWGVDLVAGAGRVNTRAADIEDDGRWQRYVGLNVSIPLNDLQARQEEQRAWVAGKIQLLQMADVRQQLEETVTQQVNALNSNWQQFLIADRLTRLSEKTLQAEQAKLLAGRSSNFQVLSYQTSLRAAQSARVSAQIAYLNARAELDRVLGTTLNHWGIEQNDR
- a CDS encoding ABC transporter ATP-binding protein; this encodes MIRIENLQHRYGETTILHSLSLHLRHGETCAVLGRSGSGKSTLLNVLGLLEPLQQGSYHLDGDDIRLCSAGLRARLRNQKLGFVFQHFHLLDSHNVLDNVALPLLYRNIPVVQARRRAVGVLGELGMYPYRLQRPATLSGGQRQRVALARALVGEPSVLLADEPTGNLDAETAQEILNLLLNINRQRALTLVMVTHDEQLAQRLQRRYRMKDGVLIAE
- a CDS encoding ABC transporter permease, producing MNVMQQWLEACRNLIAFHQRASLAMLGIGVGSALVVTLLMLGKSAQQMALSAFDHLGGDIIVVDIGIKEDSHSPVLLLPVKLDLSVLSHVHHGIRRVVPVARWNTSLPQKGDENGVPLMVIGSTPDLMPLLGLTLAQGRAFSRYDSRSTYAIVSADLASRLSGPAPARTFPLGHYAFDVIGTLKSATLSIGGQAADHVVLVPLDTIMRISPFATTDLLYIQVTSTTLLTSVVDAIRPWLEQMLPTRTIQIQLQQQLIDSMAQQNATFRYLLAALAAVALLMGGIGVMNVMVMSVSTRRHEIGLRQAIGARSLDIGVLFLLEAALLSLPGAVLGSVAGALLAWAYTRYADWPLMVDPWVFPLAIGSSLVLAVFFGLKPSLTAARLSPAEALREH